Proteins from a single region of Nodularia sp. LEGE 06071:
- a CDS encoding M16 family metallopeptidase, giving the protein MTSTLLKFPRINAPTLHQLPNGLTIVAEQMPVEAVNLSLWIKVGSAVESDAINGMAHFLEHMIFKGTERLASGEFERQIEERGAVTNAATSQDYTHYYITTAPQDFAELAPLQIDVVCNASIPDDAFERERLVVLEEIRRSEDNPRRRTFRRSMETAFEQLPYRRPVLGPEAVISQLQAQQMRDFHRTWYQPQSITAVAVGNLPVEELIATVAEGFSNSQELTVNSQQLGVNPEPAFTEIVRREFIDDSLQQARLVMVWRVPGLGQLNDIYGLDVLAGILGHGRTSRFVRDLREERGLVTSIGVSNMTNQLQGTFYISAKCAVENLQAVEEAIAQHIRILHTELVSETEIARVRRKVANRYIFGNETPSDRAGLYGYYQSMVGDLEPAFNYPAHIQSQDATDLMQAAKQYLSPDAYGVVVLKP; this is encoded by the coding sequence ATGACCTCAACTCTGCTAAAATTCCCTCGGATAAATGCCCCAACGCTGCATCAATTGCCCAATGGCTTGACCATAGTTGCAGAGCAAATGCCAGTGGAAGCGGTGAATCTCAGTTTGTGGATCAAAGTTGGCTCGGCGGTAGAATCTGATGCGATTAATGGCATGGCTCATTTTTTAGAGCATATGATTTTCAAAGGAACCGAACGATTAGCCAGCGGTGAGTTTGAACGTCAAATTGAAGAGCGGGGTGCTGTGACTAATGCCGCCACGAGCCAAGACTATACTCATTACTATATAACCACAGCTCCCCAGGATTTTGCCGAGCTAGCCCCACTGCAAATAGATGTAGTCTGTAATGCTAGTATTCCTGATGATGCCTTTGAACGGGAACGTTTGGTGGTTTTGGAAGAAATTCGCCGTTCTGAGGATAACCCCCGGCGCAGGACGTTTAGAAGGTCAATGGAGACGGCTTTTGAACAGTTACCTTATCGCCGTCCAGTGTTGGGGCCAGAAGCGGTAATTTCTCAACTCCAAGCCCAGCAAATGCGCGATTTTCATCGTACTTGGTATCAACCCCAGTCAATTACGGCTGTCGCTGTGGGTAATTTGCCTGTGGAAGAATTAATTGCTACTGTGGCTGAGGGATTTAGCAACAGTCAAGAGTTAACAGTTAACAGTCAACAGTTAGGGGTTAATCCTGAACCTGCGTTTACAGAAATTGTGCGGCGGGAATTTATCGATGACAGTCTTCAGCAAGCGCGTTTAGTTATGGTTTGGCGGGTTCCAGGATTGGGACAACTAAATGATATTTATGGTTTGGATGTTTTAGCTGGAATTTTGGGACACGGACGGACTTCCCGATTTGTCCGGGATTTGCGGGAAGAACGGGGGCTGGTGACTTCTATTGGTGTGAGTAATATGACCAATCAGTTACAAGGGACGTTTTATATTTCTGCTAAATGTGCGGTGGAAAATTTACAGGCTGTTGAGGAGGCGATCGCTCAACATATCCGTATACTACATACAGAGTTGGTTTCAGAAACAGAAATTGCTCGTGTGCGGCGAAAGGTAGCCAATAGATATATATTCGGTAACGAAACACCAAGCGATCGCGCTGGTTTATACGGTTACTATCAATCTATGGTAGGAGATTTAGAACCAGCCTTTAACTACCCAGCCCATATTCAATCCCAAGATGCAACTGACTTAATGCAAGCAGCAAAACAGTATCTTTCCCCAGATGCTTATGGTGTAGTTGTGTTGAAACCCTAA
- a CDS encoding fructosamine kinase family protein yields the protein MWTEIDTHISQVTGEKFQTQHKRSVSGGCINQGYALSDGNLTYFVKLNQASQVAMFEAEALGLKEMLATNSIRVPKPICWGTAGNSSYIVLEWLEMGGGNSKFSQEMGRKLAQMHKATNSQGFGWKINNTIGSTPQINTWTADWAEFYTQHRLSYQFQLARRRGGSFPKQEQLLAAIPELLANHQVQPSLVHGDLWGGNAGCTVSGEPVIFDPATYFGDREVDIAMTELFGEFPAGFYQGYHEVFPLDAGYEQRKTLYNLYHILNHFNLFGGGYASQANRMIEQILR from the coding sequence ATGTGGACTGAAATTGATACTCATATAAGCCAAGTAACTGGCGAAAAATTTCAAACTCAGCACAAGCGCAGTGTGAGTGGTGGCTGTATTAATCAAGGTTATGCTCTTTCTGATGGTAACTTGACTTACTTTGTCAAGCTCAATCAAGCCTCTCAAGTTGCTATGTTTGAAGCTGAAGCGCTGGGTTTAAAAGAAATGCTGGCTACAAATAGCATTCGTGTTCCCAAACCAATTTGCTGGGGTACGGCTGGAAACTCTAGCTATATAGTCTTGGAATGGCTAGAAATGGGAGGGGGTAATAGCAAATTTTCCCAAGAAATGGGACGTAAGTTAGCACAGATGCACAAAGCTACTAATAGCCAAGGTTTTGGATGGAAAATTAATAATACTATTGGTTCCACACCCCAAATTAACACCTGGACAGCAGACTGGGCAGAATTTTATACTCAACATCGCTTGAGTTATCAATTTCAGTTAGCTAGACGACGGGGTGGGAGTTTTCCCAAACAAGAGCAATTACTTGCAGCTATTCCGGAACTATTGGCAAATCATCAAGTGCAACCATCTTTAGTACATGGTGATTTATGGGGTGGAAATGCTGGGTGTACTGTGTCCGGTGAACCTGTAATATTTGATCCAGCAACTTATTTTGGTGATAGAGAAGTTGATATTGCTATGACAGAATTATTTGGTGAGTTCCCGGCTGGATTTTACCAAGGTTATCACGAAGTTTTTCCTTTAGATGCAGGTTATGAGCAGAGAAAAACCCTGTATAACCTGTATCATATTCTCAATCACTTCAATTTATTTGGCGGTGGTTATGCTTCTCAAGCCAACCGCATGATTGAGCAGATTTTAAGGTAA
- a CDS encoding ABC transporter ATP-binding protein, with translation MNETNLVKRLLPLFNIYPWSIPSIIILGIISSLFEGLGIGLFIPLLQSVMETDSANASNSFVVDTFNNIFSNIPPNNRFLIIALCILGSIFLKSCIAYTNEILFAWFNSRIGHQLRSRIYSQLLTVSYSFLEANESGSLINILTSETWRTSQALSTLVSLIISSCMILVYAILLLLISWRMTLFVSILIILISLIIRVVTRQVKSLGEQAVQANSYLATRMLEGYAGMKVIREFGRESYEQKRFDIASKNVVKTFFKVDVLSNTVSPISEVLSAVILLCILVIALLQDRNSLPNLLTFLFILYRLQPRVQKLDSARVSLNSLASGVDAVMNLLEQSDKPYIRSGDISYKSLKQGIYFESASFCYHPGESPAIKDVSICIPKGKTTAIVGPSGAGKSTLIGLICRFYDVTSGEIYVDNHPLKAVNLNDWRDQIAIVSQDVYVFSTSILDNIAYGRLDATENEIIAAAKLAHAHEFIQQLPFGYETKVGDRGIRLSGGQRQRIALARAIVRNPEILILDEATNSLDSISEHLIQEALNTLSQDRTVIVIAHRLSTIEQADQILVMNEGRVQEQGNFADLLQNNGLFAQLYQRQYRNFPIEKTN, from the coding sequence ATGAATGAAACAAATTTAGTTAAACGGTTATTACCACTTTTCAACATTTATCCCTGGTCAATTCCTTCAATTATTATTTTGGGGATCATCTCATCTTTATTTGAAGGTTTGGGAATTGGTCTATTTATTCCGCTACTGCAAAGCGTTATGGAAACAGACTCTGCAAATGCTAGTAATAGCTTTGTAGTAGATACTTTTAATAATATATTCAGCAATATTCCCCCAAATAACCGCTTTCTAATTATTGCTCTTTGTATTTTAGGTAGTATTTTCTTAAAAAGTTGTATAGCTTATACCAATGAGATTTTATTTGCTTGGTTTAATTCGCGTATTGGCCATCAGTTACGCTCAAGAATTTATAGCCAACTCCTAACTGTTAGCTATAGTTTTTTAGAAGCTAATGAATCCGGCAGCTTAATTAATATCTTAACTTCAGAAACATGGCGAACTAGCCAGGCTTTATCGACATTAGTCAGCTTAATTATTAGTAGCTGCATGATTTTAGTTTATGCAATACTTTTGCTGCTGATTTCTTGGCGGATGACTCTATTCGTGTCCATATTAATCATCCTGATTTCCTTGATTATCAGGGTAGTGACGCGCCAAGTAAAAAGTTTGGGAGAACAAGCAGTCCAGGCTAACTCCTATCTGGCGACCAGAATGTTAGAAGGGTATGCAGGTATGAAAGTAATTAGAGAATTTGGCCGAGAATCCTATGAGCAAAAACGTTTTGACATAGCCTCAAAAAATGTAGTTAAAACTTTTTTTAAAGTCGATGTTTTATCTAATACTGTCAGCCCTATCTCCGAAGTTCTTTCGGCGGTAATATTACTCTGTATTCTCGTAATCGCCTTGCTGCAAGACCGAAATTCATTACCTAATTTATTAACTTTTCTGTTTATTCTTTATCGTCTACAGCCGCGTGTCCAAAAGTTAGATAGTGCGCGGGTAAGTTTAAATTCTTTAGCCAGTGGTGTTGATGCAGTAATGAACCTTTTAGAGCAATCAGATAAACCTTATATTCGTTCTGGTGATATTTCCTACAAAAGTCTCAAGCAAGGTATATATTTTGAATCAGCGAGCTTTTGCTACCATCCTGGAGAAAGCCCAGCCATCAAAGATGTTTCGATTTGCATTCCCAAGGGTAAAACCACTGCCATAGTCGGTCCTTCAGGGGCTGGTAAATCTACATTGATTGGCTTAATCTGCCGTTTTTATGACGTGACATCAGGAGAAATCTATGTAGATAATCATCCTTTAAAAGCAGTGAATTTAAATGACTGGCGTGATCAAATTGCCATTGTTAGCCAGGATGTTTATGTCTTTAGTACCAGCATTTTAGACAATATTGCCTATGGTCGTTTAGATGCTACAGAGAATGAAATTATCGCCGCAGCCAAGCTGGCTCATGCTCATGAATTTATTCAGCAATTACCCTTTGGCTATGAAACTAAAGTAGGCGATCGCGGAATTCGTCTTTCTGGAGGACAAAGACAACGCATAGCCTTAGCCCGTGCGATTGTCCGCAATCCTGAAATTTTAATTTTAGATGAAGCGACAAATTCTCTCGATAGTATTTCTGAACACTTAATCCAAGAAGCCCTCAACACCCTGAGTCAAGATCGGACAGTGATTGTGATTGCTCATCGCCTATCCACCATTGAACAAGCTGATCAAATTCTGGTGATGAATGAAGGACGGGTGCAGGAACAAGGTAACTTTGCTGATTTATTGCAAAATAACGGATTATTTGCCCAGCTTTATCAGAGACAATATCGCAACTTTCCCATTGAAAAAACTAATTAA
- a CDS encoding glycosyltransferase family 2 protein: MNRKITNPSQTNLPLVSVIIAAYNAEIFISRTLDSILSQTYKNIEVIVVDDGSQDKTSEIVESFAKKDHRIILLKQSNGGVAAARNLAIEHSQGEYIAPIDADDIWYPQNIEKQLQCLLKAAPSVGLAYAWSIDIDENDIPMNMLRAATEEGKVCLKFANINFIGHASATLIRRECLENIGGYNTQFREQNAQGCEDFDLYLRIAEKYEFRVVPELLIGYRQVIGSMSCNSHAMEKSRHLALVNFQCRNPEIPTTSYKDSWTNFYAYLANRCNFSDQHWNAIIWSCKGIKVKPQFLYNYKGLLLSILKLIAKPLTSLIWPNYKSWFVFKRKIKGYIISNKYQSLIPNNNVRSDV, translated from the coding sequence ATGAATAGAAAAATAACCAATCCAAGTCAAACTAATCTGCCATTAGTTTCAGTAATTATAGCCGCCTATAATGCAGAGATATTTATTAGTAGGACACTAGATTCTATTTTATCCCAAACCTATAAAAATATAGAAGTCATAGTGGTCGATGATGGTTCCCAAGATAAAACCTCTGAAATTGTCGAATCATTTGCTAAAAAAGATCATCGAATCATTCTTTTGAAACAATCAAATGGTGGAGTAGCTGCGGCTCGCAATTTAGCTATTGAACATTCTCAGGGTGAATATATTGCACCAATTGATGCTGATGATATTTGGTATCCCCAGAATATTGAAAAGCAACTACAATGCTTGCTAAAAGCAGCTCCATCTGTAGGATTAGCATATGCATGGTCAATTGACATTGATGAGAATGACATACCCATGAATATGCTCAGAGCCGCAACAGAAGAAGGAAAAGTTTGTCTCAAATTTGCAAATATAAATTTTATCGGTCATGCAAGTGCTACTCTCATCCGTCGTGAATGTTTAGAAAACATTGGTGGTTACAATACGCAATTTAGAGAACAAAATGCTCAAGGCTGTGAAGATTTCGATCTGTATCTACGCATTGCCGAGAAATATGAATTTCGAGTTGTGCCAGAGTTACTAATTGGCTATCGCCAGGTAATTGGTAGTATGTCTTGTAACTCTCACGCAATGGAAAAATCTCGCCACTTAGCACTGGTCAATTTCCAGTGTAGAAATCCAGAAATACCTACCACAAGTTATAAAGATTCCTGGACTAATTTCTATGCCTATTTAGCGAATAGATGTAATTTTTCTGATCAGCATTGGAATGCCATTATCTGGTCTTGTAAAGGGATAAAAGTCAAACCCCAATTTCTTTATAATTATAAAGGATTGTTACTGAGCATTTTAAAGCTGATAGCTAAACCCCTAACTTCTTTAATTTGGCCAAACTACAAATCATGGTTTGTTTTTAAAAGAAAGATTAAGGGATATATTATTTCTAATAAGTATCAATCACTGATACCTAATAATAATGTCAGGAGTGATGTTTAA